A single genomic interval of Rubripirellula reticaptiva harbors:
- a CDS encoding PVC-type heme-binding CxxCH protein, which translates to MKFLVAIVFALSGLLMALSPSVGHCEDIRVLFLGDSGSHQPKVRFDELQPILNARGIKMTYTDQVADVNLAKLKQFDAFALYANIDEIDKGSADALLDYVAGGGGFVPLHCATFCFRNQPELVALMGAQFQRHGTGVFRAEDSKSGHELMSGFGGFKSWDETYVHHLHNEKDRTVLEYRVDAEGREPWTWVRTEGDGRVFYTAWGHDGRTWTNPGFQNLVERGIRWATGNDPQAAGDYLSDRPFDVPNTTEMPKDLKPFEYVDVGGQIPNYTPSKDWGVQGEPLSTMQKPVEPTESLKHIVVPEGLHVELFASEPDLGGKPICMAWDERGRLWVAETVDYPNELQPRETARDRIRICEDTTGDGKADKFTVFAEELSIPTSIAFSRGGVIVQNATETLYLKDTDGDDKADERRVLISNWQLGDTHGGVSNFQYGLDNWIWAMQGYNQSQPIADGKQQQNFRMGFFRMKPDGSEVEFIRSTNNNTWGLGISEEGLIFGSTANGNPSIYMPIANRYYEQVRGWATSLTLSSIADTNDFHPITDKVRQVDHHGGYTAAAGHSLYTAREYPQEYWNRVGFVCGPTGHLVGSFVLDAKGSDFSSTSPFNLFASDDEWTAPIMAEVGPDGQVWVIDWYNYIVQHNPTPKGFKTGKGAAYETELRDKKHGRIYRLVANDSKQGRTPDLSKATPEELVSGLADPTMIVRKHAQRLLVERGEADVAESLFALIQSKSVDEIGLNVGAIHALWTLHGLGLVDGSRDDVNEVVFAALRHPSAGVRRNALQVLPPIGASIEAISAANVQRDANTQVRLAAVLAIADLPASDRGAKLVLDVISDPSAMADRWIPDAATSAAARNSGSLLTSLASVVDPSPRAIEIVGRAADHYARGDDVQDAAGLLASAAEADPRLLDAVVQGFAVGFGSAGNDSGQVQLTDAVETRLEEALPRVESGTRGMMVKLATRWGSKRFAKYGQEIADSMLAVVRDESAADQDRINAARQLVEFMPGDAGVMVSLLDEVNPRTPPAVAMGIIESMGASRSDSLGDEIVDRFSGMTPTLKKSAIVLLLKRPASTLALLRGIETGTATFADLALDQKQALASHSDRTIRDLATKLLKQGGSLPSADRMQVLEELSFVANTKGDTVKGKLAFTKHCSKCHMHSGEGATVGPDLTGMAVHPKEELLTHILDPNRNVEGNFRAYSVLTLDGVIINGMLASESKTSIELFDTEGKKVSVLRDDIDEFRMSTKSIMPEGFEKTMTPDELTDLLEFLVKRGKFVPIDLSKSATLPSDRSLFADRNNRAERLVFADWSPKTVAGVPFQLIDPRDGSVPNVIVLFSPNGEISRALPKSVSVAFNGPAKAIHLLSGVGGWAFPYGAKDVVALTVRLHYADGEREDHDLRNGKEFADYIRRVDVPDSQFAFDLRGQQIRYLAIHPKRQESITKIDFVTGPGVVSPVVMAITAE; encoded by the coding sequence ATGAAGTTTCTTGTTGCCATCGTGTTCGCATTGTCTGGTTTGCTGATGGCTCTTTCGCCATCGGTCGGTCATTGCGAAGACATTCGTGTTTTGTTCTTGGGTGACAGCGGTTCGCACCAGCCGAAAGTTCGTTTCGACGAATTGCAGCCGATTCTCAACGCTCGCGGCATTAAGATGACGTACACCGACCAGGTCGCGGACGTGAACTTGGCAAAGCTGAAACAGTTTGATGCATTTGCGCTCTACGCAAATATCGACGAGATCGATAAGGGCAGCGCCGATGCGTTGCTTGACTACGTTGCTGGTGGTGGCGGTTTTGTTCCACTGCACTGTGCAACGTTCTGTTTCCGTAATCAGCCTGAGTTGGTGGCCTTGATGGGAGCCCAGTTTCAGCGTCACGGGACAGGAGTCTTTCGCGCTGAAGATTCAAAGTCAGGTCACGAATTGATGTCGGGGTTTGGTGGCTTTAAGAGTTGGGATGAGACTTATGTGCATCACTTGCACAACGAAAAAGATCGAACCGTGCTGGAGTACCGAGTCGACGCCGAAGGGCGTGAACCGTGGACCTGGGTTCGCACTGAAGGCGATGGCCGCGTCTTCTATACCGCATGGGGACACGACGGCCGGACGTGGACAAATCCTGGTTTTCAAAACTTGGTAGAACGCGGCATCCGTTGGGCCACGGGCAACGATCCACAAGCCGCCGGTGACTATCTTTCGGACCGTCCGTTCGACGTACCGAACACAACCGAGATGCCCAAGGACTTAAAGCCTTTTGAGTACGTTGATGTTGGCGGGCAAATTCCCAATTACACGCCATCGAAAGACTGGGGCGTCCAAGGCGAACCGCTCAGCACGATGCAGAAACCGGTTGAACCGACCGAGTCGCTCAAGCACATCGTTGTTCCCGAAGGCTTGCATGTGGAACTGTTTGCGTCCGAGCCTGATTTAGGTGGCAAGCCGATCTGCATGGCGTGGGACGAACGAGGGCGATTATGGGTCGCCGAAACGGTCGACTACCCCAATGAATTGCAGCCTCGCGAAACCGCACGTGACCGGATCCGGATTTGTGAAGACACGACCGGCGACGGCAAGGCTGACAAGTTTACTGTCTTCGCAGAAGAGCTGAGCATTCCAACCAGTATTGCTTTTTCCCGAGGCGGCGTGATTGTTCAGAACGCTACCGAGACGCTGTACCTGAAAGACACCGATGGCGATGACAAGGCAGACGAACGCCGAGTTTTGATTTCGAACTGGCAACTCGGCGACACTCACGGTGGTGTCAGCAATTTCCAGTACGGGTTGGATAATTGGATCTGGGCGATGCAGGGCTACAACCAGTCGCAGCCAATCGCGGATGGAAAGCAGCAACAGAATTTTCGCATGGGCTTTTTTCGCATGAAGCCGGATGGCAGTGAAGTCGAATTCATTCGGTCGACCAACAATAACACCTGGGGCCTTGGGATAAGTGAAGAGGGGCTGATCTTTGGGTCGACCGCTAACGGCAACCCCAGTATCTATATGCCGATCGCCAACCGCTATTACGAACAGGTTCGCGGTTGGGCGACATCGCTGACTTTGTCGTCGATTGCCGACACGAACGACTTCCATCCGATCACTGACAAAGTGCGCCAAGTGGATCACCACGGTGGCTACACCGCGGCGGCTGGGCATTCGCTCTATACCGCCCGTGAATATCCCCAGGAGTATTGGAACCGAGTCGGATTTGTTTGCGGACCGACTGGTCACTTGGTTGGCTCGTTTGTGTTGGACGCCAAAGGTAGTGACTTCAGCTCGACAAGTCCGTTCAACTTGTTCGCCAGTGACGACGAATGGACCGCGCCAATCATGGCCGAAGTCGGGCCTGACGGACAGGTTTGGGTGATCGATTGGTACAACTACATCGTCCAGCACAATCCGACGCCTAAAGGGTTCAAAACGGGCAAGGGAGCGGCTTATGAAACGGAGCTGCGAGATAAGAAACACGGACGAATCTATCGTTTAGTCGCCAATGATTCTAAGCAAGGTCGGACACCAGACTTATCCAAGGCAACGCCCGAGGAACTGGTCAGTGGACTTGCCGATCCGACCATGATCGTTCGCAAGCATGCCCAGCGATTACTGGTTGAACGTGGCGAAGCCGACGTGGCTGAGTCTTTGTTTGCTCTGATTCAATCCAAATCAGTTGACGAAATCGGACTGAACGTGGGCGCTATTCATGCGCTGTGGACGTTGCATGGTTTGGGATTGGTCGATGGATCTCGCGATGATGTGAACGAAGTGGTGTTCGCTGCTCTACGGCACCCGTCGGCCGGTGTTCGTCGCAATGCGTTGCAGGTGCTGCCGCCGATCGGGGCATCGATCGAAGCGATCAGTGCTGCAAACGTCCAGCGCGACGCCAACACTCAGGTTCGTTTGGCTGCGGTTTTGGCGATCGCTGATTTGCCTGCGAGTGATCGTGGTGCCAAGCTCGTGCTTGACGTGATTAGCGATCCAAGTGCGATGGCAGATCGCTGGATCCCAGACGCGGCAACCAGTGCAGCGGCTCGCAACAGCGGCAGTCTATTGACGTCATTGGCCAGTGTCGTTGACCCGTCGCCGCGTGCGATTGAAATCGTCGGCCGGGCGGCGGACCACTATGCTCGTGGTGATGATGTCCAGGACGCGGCTGGCTTGTTGGCCAGTGCCGCCGAAGCTGATCCGCGTTTGCTAGATGCAGTCGTCCAGGGTTTCGCGGTCGGTTTTGGCTCGGCCGGAAATGATTCCGGACAGGTTCAGTTGACCGACGCTGTCGAAACTCGTTTGGAAGAAGCTTTGCCGAGAGTTGAATCGGGAACGCGTGGAATGATGGTCAAGCTGGCGACCCGTTGGGGCAGCAAGCGATTTGCAAAATACGGCCAAGAGATTGCTGATTCAATGCTCGCCGTGGTTCGTGACGAATCGGCCGCAGATCAAGATCGGATCAACGCGGCACGGCAACTGGTTGAGTTTATGCCCGGCGATGCCGGCGTCATGGTTTCGCTGTTAGATGAAGTGAATCCCCGCACGCCACCGGCGGTTGCGATGGGGATCATTGAATCGATGGGGGCTAGTCGTTCGGACTCGCTTGGCGACGAAATCGTCGATCGGTTCTCGGGTATGACGCCGACGCTGAAAAAGTCAGCGATCGTGCTGTTGCTGAAGCGTCCCGCCTCGACACTCGCATTGTTGCGTGGGATCGAAACGGGCACGGCCACGTTCGCCGATCTTGCGCTGGACCAAAAACAGGCTCTCGCATCGCACTCGGATCGAACGATTCGTGATCTGGCGACCAAGTTGCTCAAACAGGGTGGTTCGCTGCCGAGTGCGGACCGCATGCAAGTTTTGGAAGAATTATCGTTCGTTGCCAATACCAAAGGCGATACGGTCAAAGGAAAACTTGCCTTTACGAAGCATTGTTCGAAATGCCACATGCATTCCGGCGAGGGAGCGACGGTCGGGCCTGATTTGACTGGCATGGCGGTTCACCCCAAGGAGGAGTTGTTGACTCATATCCTTGACCCCAACCGCAACGTTGAAGGCAACTTTCGTGCCTACAGCGTGCTGACTTTGGACGGCGTCATCATCAATGGGATGTTGGCATCCGAGTCAAAGACTTCGATTGAACTGTTTGATACCGAAGGCAAGAAGGTAAGCGTCTTGCGGGACGACATTGATGAATTTCGAATGTCGACCAAGTCGATCATGCCCGAGGGATTTGAAAAGACGATGACGCCCGACGAGCTGACGGACTTGTTGGAGTTTCTCGTCAAACGTGGCAAGTTCGTTCCGATCGACTTGAGCAAGTCGGCAACACTGCCGAGTGATCGGAGTCTGTTTGCCGACCGAAACAATCGCGCGGAACGTTTGGTGTTTGCCGACTGGTCGCCCAAGACCGTTGCCGGTGTGCCGTTTCAATTGATCGATCCTCGTGATGGATCGGTTCCCAACGTGATCGTCTTGTTTAGTCCGAATGGTGAAATCAGTCGGGCGTTGCCGAAATCGGTATCGGTTGCCTTTAACGGACCAGCCAAGGCGATCCATTTGCTCAGCGGAGTCGGCGGTTGGGCGTTTCCGTATGGAGCGAAAGACGTGGTCGCGTTGACCGTTCGATTGCACTATGCCGATGGCGAGCGCGAAGATCACGACCTACGCAACGGAAAAGAGTTCGCCGACTACATCCGCCGCGTCGACGTTCCGGATTCGCAATTTGCATTTGATTTGCGAGGCCAACAAATCCGCTACCTCGCCATTCACCCAAAACGACAAGAATCGATCACCAAGATCGATTTCGTCACCGGGCCGGGCGTCGTGTCGCCAGTCGTGATGGCGATCACTGCCGAATAA
- a CDS encoding ECF-type sigma factor produces the protein MTNEFQEDDDSLAMHPITEMMRSAGADSELANRLYMMLRKRLLRKTDAKRKQLGAGDSLEGDFIPYRVFLKLLEQDPESWNDRTHILNCAAQSIGWRISNHQKRKRSIKRGGQARITFLSGSDVRDPHGQDLQAKIVAEETIARLTDADPEIALILDMKYRSRLQHLEIARALGMTVDQVDYRVAKSLRWAEREISSDQ, from the coding sequence ATGACAAACGAATTCCAAGAAGATGATGATTCACTCGCTATGCATCCGATCACGGAAATGATGCGTTCTGCGGGTGCCGACAGCGAACTGGCCAACCGCCTGTACATGATGCTTCGCAAAAGACTACTTCGCAAAACGGACGCAAAACGCAAACAGCTTGGTGCCGGCGACTCGCTCGAGGGCGACTTTATCCCCTATCGCGTATTCTTGAAATTGCTTGAACAAGACCCTGAGTCTTGGAACGATCGCACGCACATTCTGAACTGCGCCGCGCAAAGCATTGGATGGCGCATTAGCAATCATCAAAAACGCAAACGGTCGATTAAGCGAGGCGGTCAGGCAAGAATCACGTTTCTTTCGGGATCGGATGTGCGCGATCCTCATGGCCAAGACTTGCAAGCCAAAATCGTTGCGGAAGAAACGATCGCGCGCCTCACCGACGCAGATCCCGAAATCGCTTTGATCCTCGACATGAAATACCGATCCCGTTTGCAGCATCTCGAAATTGCCAGGGCCCTTGGGATGACCGTCGATCAAGTGGATTATCGCGTCGCGAAGTCGCTGCGATGGGCTGAACGGGAGATTTCGAGTGACCAGTGA
- a CDS encoding protein kinase domain-containing protein, with translation MTSDIGSNRSNGTPIEPSRLEQCLDAILGAGPSSYERILFDFFPDNSDLNHAKLRALVRSMTEGFDFIADLDPDDHGSAKLNANTLTVTVDSPAGGSSNSLHSSDSTLLGTDPRYFSHFEIVSRLGQGGMGVVYHALDSKLQREVALKLIHPLKRENPESKRRFLNEARAVAALDHPAVVRIYEVGVFDDTPFYAMQLVDADDLSKCIRESSRAVPDRGEVLSRTRIVERVARAVEHAHHCGFLHRDIKPSNILIRRSDQFAMLTDFGLVKRLDDTSDLTMSGAVVGTPNFAAPEQLVGSSRADHRADIYGLGATLYAALTGTIPFGSSSFPEVLYRVQNESLPLLRSVNRNVSEDLETICHKALEKDPADRFNTAEEFADELNREINGLPIRSRRTSAFGKAYRWARRNRIRTAAIALTTSFIVLSTFLYLTRPANLVLQITPAIATVTLDQQPLSLIDGMATSSGDPGDRVLRIEADGYEPFQETVALRRGTSSTVTSNVQLVRLMGRLEVDSIPLGAEVVIRSPTGERIAKGRTPFRSPELPSGDAILSIEKPLFNKVSQEIRIPKAGKSATIATVKLESRFPPELGSPIMAERLAELSQPFADPIRFDGISLDELTTRISTLSGLPVTINQSALKAIRVNPKTLKLTFVAISLADLFESLQPHGLTMVAQTSSEGTNWLVTSVENSERTLFRAIYSLESLRVQSTPTQLCQLLMNNVSPHLWEHLGGPCAATQIPSHQAIVVSADMDTHRQIANYLTGLSNLFDRNVRSDNLLSDAWSDGIAVGDYSKIEEAFPLEIDTDARELQGHQNHILTLLFLDDSRLLSGSADATIRLWDVATAKQVRQFTPSKLRVNCLVTVPGSPDQFIAGDGRGNLTRYDAKDEKSISQQHRHNGDVTCMAFTGDGQTLVSTGSDGFVIRYQMPNLEYDIHGYMYDTSTDLVCYNDETLIINSVGREQVWSVDAAKMQVTRPIATRDPIGRLLVVTDAGQRTPILLVGGTRLASYRGANNGLTAEPFPSSVRAMVAFPNHQSFATYHRDGRVVFRDIVTLKPTALLRLPEISGHNAIAVSPDKTKLAVSCWSPSGSQVEPMIFLYDLLWQ, from the coding sequence GTGACCAGTGACATCGGCTCGAATCGCAGCAATGGTACCCCGATCGAGCCTTCGCGACTGGAGCAATGTCTCGACGCAATTCTCGGTGCTGGCCCCAGTTCGTATGAACGCATTCTGTTTGATTTCTTTCCCGACAACAGTGATCTGAATCACGCGAAGTTGCGCGCACTCGTCCGCAGCATGACCGAAGGCTTTGACTTTATCGCCGATCTTGATCCCGACGATCATGGATCGGCGAAGTTAAACGCCAATACACTTACTGTCACGGTCGATAGCCCTGCCGGTGGATCATCAAATTCGCTGCACTCAAGCGATTCGACACTACTTGGTACGGACCCTCGCTATTTCAGTCACTTTGAAATCGTTTCGCGACTCGGGCAAGGTGGAATGGGAGTCGTTTATCACGCGTTGGATAGCAAACTCCAGCGAGAAGTTGCACTGAAGCTGATTCACCCACTTAAACGGGAAAATCCTGAATCAAAACGCCGGTTCCTGAACGAGGCCAGAGCCGTCGCGGCGTTGGACCATCCCGCCGTCGTCAGGATCTATGAAGTCGGCGTTTTCGACGATACACCGTTTTACGCGATGCAATTGGTGGACGCGGATGATTTGTCGAAGTGCATTCGAGAGTCATCCAGAGCGGTTCCCGATCGTGGCGAGGTGCTTTCCCGCACTCGTATTGTTGAGAGGGTCGCCCGGGCGGTAGAACACGCGCATCATTGCGGCTTTTTGCATCGCGATATCAAACCCTCGAATATTTTGATCAGGCGTTCAGACCAATTCGCGATGCTGACTGATTTCGGTTTGGTAAAACGCCTCGACGATACCTCCGATCTAACGATGAGTGGGGCCGTTGTCGGGACGCCCAATTTCGCAGCGCCGGAACAGCTCGTCGGCTCGAGTAGAGCGGACCACCGCGCGGATATCTACGGATTGGGCGCAACGCTCTATGCCGCACTCACGGGGACAATTCCGTTCGGATCGAGCAGTTTTCCCGAAGTGCTATACCGCGTTCAAAACGAGTCTCTTCCGCTGCTGCGTAGTGTCAATCGCAACGTCTCGGAGGATCTCGAAACCATTTGCCACAAGGCGTTAGAGAAGGATCCCGCAGATCGTTTCAACACCGCGGAGGAGTTCGCCGACGAACTCAATCGCGAGATCAATGGACTGCCGATTCGTTCGCGCCGAACAAGTGCATTCGGAAAAGCCTACCGCTGGGCACGCCGCAACCGCATTCGCACCGCAGCGATTGCTTTGACGACTTCGTTCATCGTTTTGTCGACGTTCTTATACCTGACCCGACCCGCCAACCTTGTCCTTCAAATCACGCCCGCCATCGCCACGGTCACCCTTGATCAACAACCGCTCTCATTGATCGACGGAATGGCTACATCGTCCGGCGACCCCGGCGACAGGGTGCTGCGGATTGAGGCTGACGGATACGAACCTTTTCAGGAAACGGTTGCGTTACGACGAGGCACATCGTCGACTGTCACGAGCAACGTTCAACTGGTTCGGTTGATGGGTCGCCTTGAAGTTGATTCCATCCCGCTGGGTGCGGAAGTCGTGATTCGCTCGCCGACCGGCGAGAGAATCGCCAAGGGACGAACACCCTTTCGCTCGCCCGAACTGCCCAGCGGAGATGCGATTCTCTCGATCGAGAAACCGCTGTTCAACAAAGTCTCGCAAGAAATCCGAATCCCCAAGGCTGGAAAATCGGCAACGATCGCAACCGTTAAACTCGAATCGCGGTTTCCGCCTGAATTGGGATCGCCGATCATGGCGGAGCGATTGGCGGAACTTTCCCAGCCGTTTGCTGACCCCATTCGTTTTGATGGAATCTCGCTAGACGAACTGACCACTCGCATATCAACCCTTAGCGGGCTTCCGGTCACCATCAATCAGTCAGCGTTAAAAGCGATTCGCGTAAACCCAAAAACGCTCAAGCTAACGTTCGTCGCGATTTCGCTGGCTGATCTGTTTGAGTCTCTTCAGCCGCACGGCTTGACGATGGTTGCACAAACTTCCTCCGAGGGAACGAATTGGTTGGTAACGTCGGTTGAGAATTCGGAGCGAACGCTGTTTCGCGCCATCTACTCACTCGAATCCTTGCGTGTTCAGTCGACGCCCACCCAGCTCTGTCAGTTATTGATGAATAACGTTTCGCCCCACTTGTGGGAACATCTTGGTGGACCCTGTGCCGCAACACAGATTCCCAGTCATCAGGCGATCGTTGTTTCGGCAGACATGGACACCCACCGGCAAATTGCCAACTACCTGACGGGCTTGTCCAATCTGTTCGATCGAAACGTGCGTTCGGACAATCTGCTCAGCGATGCATGGTCCGACGGGATCGCGGTCGGTGACTATTCGAAAATCGAAGAAGCGTTCCCACTTGAAATCGACACGGATGCGAGAGAATTACAAGGCCATCAAAACCACATCCTAACACTGTTGTTCTTAGACGACAGTCGTCTTTTGAGCGGTTCTGCCGATGCGACCATCCGACTCTGGGACGTCGCGACGGCCAAGCAAGTACGTCAATTCACACCTTCGAAGTTGCGTGTCAATTGCCTCGTCACGGTACCGGGCTCTCCCGACCAGTTCATTGCGGGAGACGGACGCGGCAATCTCACTCGCTATGACGCGAAGGATGAGAAGTCAATTTCACAGCAGCACCGCCACAACGGCGACGTCACCTGCATGGCGTTCACGGGCGATGGTCAAACGCTTGTGAGCACTGGGTCGGATGGTTTCGTCATCCGTTATCAGATGCCAAATTTGGAATATGACATTCACGGATATATGTACGACACCAGTACGGATCTTGTCTGCTACAACGATGAAACTTTAATTATCAATAGCGTCGGTCGCGAGCAAGTTTGGAGTGTCGATGCCGCAAAGATGCAAGTCACGCGTCCCATCGCCACACGAGATCCCATTGGGAGATTACTCGTCGTCACAGACGCTGGTCAGCGGACGCCGATCTTATTGGTCGGAGGCACCCGTCTTGCATCGTATCGCGGAGCGAATAACGGGCTGACCGCGGAACCCTTTCCATCGAGCGTTCGCGCGATGGTGGCCTTTCCCAATCATCAATCCTTCGCGACTTATCATCGTGATGGCCGAGTCGTTTTTCGCGATATCGTCACGCTCAAGCCGACGGCGCTACTGCGCTTGCCCGAAATCTCAGGCCACAACGCCATCGCCGTTTCTCCCGATAAAACCAAACTAGCCGTTTCATGTTGGAGTCCCTCGGGTTCGCAAGTTGAGCCAATGATTTTTCTTTACGACCTTCTTTGGCAATAA